The proteins below come from a single Xiphophorus hellerii strain 12219 chromosome 14, Xiphophorus_hellerii-4.1, whole genome shotgun sequence genomic window:
- the tmem88b gene encoding transmembrane protein 88b: MSLSSTLEKGAHHQALDLSEELPPHLHHHSNHQQHLHHSNSLASTTAVGGGRETPSRVVIPPPYSAAESGVVGSEAPLELRGSLDCWACSVLVTAQNLVIAAINACLAAVVFGTILTPAIVMVVFGFLCHSTVRPHGTTPYCSDLLTDGGCVALLVVGFLLVTPLLVLALAAYCRLARHLQLGLCFIPYSRAVYKNLPATQHRGLGTGCCGGRNGGESGGKGKVWV; the protein is encoded by the exons ATGAGTCTGAGCAGCACTCTGGAGAAGGGGGCCCACCACCAGGCCCTGGACCTCTCCGAGGAGCTGCCGCCTCACCTCCATCACCACTCCAACCACCAGCAGCATCTCCACCATTCCAACTCCCTGGCATCCACCACCGCTGTGGGCGGAGGTAGAGAAACCCCGTCGCGTGTGGTCATACCTCCTCCATATTCCGCTGCCGAGAGTGGCGTTGTGGGGAGCGAGGCCCCTCTGGAGCTACGTGGGTCGCTGGACTGCTGGGCCTGCTCGGTGCTGGTGACGGCCCAGAACCTGGTGATTGCCGCCATCAACGCTTGCCTCGCCGCCGTTGTGTTCGGCACTATCCTGACCCCGGCCATCGTCATGGTGGTGTTCGGCTTCCTGTGTCACTCTACG GTTCGCCCCCACGGCACGACCCCCTACTGCTCCGACCTGCTGACTGACGGAGGCTGCGTGGCTCTGCTGGTGGTGGGCTTCCTCCTGGTCACCCCTCTGCTGGTCCTGGCGTTGGCCGCGTACTGCCGTCTGGCCCGACACCTCCAGCTGGGCCTGTGCTTCATCCCGTACAGCCGGGCCGTGTACAAGAACCTGCCGGCCACCCAGCACCGCGGCCTGGGCACCGGCTGCTGCGGCGGCAGAAACGGAGGCGAGAGCGGTGGGAAGGGAAAGGTCTGGGTTTGA